TGCGCCGGCACGTTGTAGAAGATGGCTTTTGGCATTTCTCCCCCGCTCGTGACTGAATTCGCTTCAGATCTTTCCTCCAACCGGTCCGTGGCCCGGATAGACCGCGGACATTCCCAATTCGCGCAGGTGTTCCCAGCTTTGCAGGCCCACCTCATCGCACATTGACGGATGAGGCAAGTCCCCGGTGAAGGCCGAGCCATCATCGAGGATCAGCGTAACGCTGTCGTCGGAGTGGCCCGGGGTCGGGATGATTTCGCCCTGAATGCCGATGGTCGCCAGAAAGGCGCGACTGGCGCTAAAGGCGAGTGTAAGGCACTGGGCGAGATCAATATCGACGTAATGATGTTCGGGTTTCATGAAGTGGCGAAACGGGCCGATGAAATCGACCTGGCTTTCCATGACGATCAGCCTGGCGCCCGCCCGGATAAGCTCGTGGGCGAGGCCGGCGTGGTCCGGGTGGAAGTGAGTTACGAGGATATGGCGAAGGCCGGCGAGATCGATCCCCGCGCGGCGGCAGGTGTGCTGGAATTTAGCGAGGGTTCCCGGCCAGCCCGCGTCGACAAGCAACCGCGGGTGAGTGTCGGCAAGGACGTAATAGTTGGTGGAGTCGTAGCCGACGTTGACGATATTCATGACCCCCAAACCGCCCTCTAACTAAAAGCCCCTTCGCCGTGTGCACGGCAAAGGGGCCAATGGAAAAAAGCGGATTTATTCGCCGGCGGAAGCGTCAAACAGCGTCGGTACGGCCAACGCGCTCATCAGCTGCTCGAAGGCCTGACGGTCGAGAGTCTCGTGCTCAATCAGGGCATCGGCCAGCTTGTCAAGTTTCTCGCGACTGCCGAGCAGGATGCTCTTGGCGCGGTCATAACACTTCTGAAGGATGCGCTTGACCTCGTTGTCGATCTCCTGCGCGTAGTGCTCGCTGTATTCGCGCATTTCGCTCAGTTCGCGGCCCAGGAAGATATTGCCGCTGCTGCCGCCTTCATAACTGCGCGGCCCGA
This DNA window, taken from Candidatus Flexicrinis proximus, encodes the following:
- a CDS encoding MBL fold metallo-hydrolase; its protein translation is MNIVNVGYDSTNYYVLADTHPRLLVDAGWPGTLAKFQHTCRRAGIDLAGLRHILVTHFHPDHAGLAHELIRAGARLIVMESQVDFIGPFRHFMKPEHHYVDIDLAQCLTLAFSASRAFLATIGIQGEIIPTPGHSDDSVTLILDDGSAFTGDLPHPSMCDEVGLQSWEHLRELGMSAVYPGHGPVGGKI